A single uncultured Acetobacterium sp. DNA region contains:
- a CDS encoding DapH/DapD/GlmU-related protein, with amino-acid sequence MSYFIHESSYIDKDVKIGEGTKVWHFCHVQEGAHIGENCSLGQNVNIGSRVKIGSGVKIQNNVSVYEGVELEDYAFCGPSMVFTNDLTPRSKYPKGPGGFKKTLVRYGASIGANATIVCGNTIGRWAMIASGAVVTKDVKDYALMAGVPAKQIGWVCECGTPLKEGLSCEVCGRAYNLENNQLIEK; translated from the coding sequence ATGAGCTATTTTATCCATGAAAGCAGTTATATCGATAAAGATGTTAAAATTGGTGAAGGAACAAAGGTCTGGCATTTTTGCCACGTACAAGAGGGGGCGCATATTGGCGAAAATTGTTCGCTTGGCCAAAATGTCAATATTGGCAGTCGCGTAAAAATCGGGAGTGGGGTAAAAATTCAAAACAATGTTTCGGTCTATGAAGGAGTCGAACTGGAAGACTATGCTTTTTGTGGACCATCAATGGTTTTTACAAACGATCTGACCCCACGAAGTAAATATCCCAAAGGCCCGGGCGGTTTTAAAAAGACCCTGGTGCGTTACGGGGCATCAATTGGCGCAAATGCGACCATCGTTTGTGGCAACACCATCGGCCGCTGGGCGATGATTGCTTCGGGGGCAGTAGTAACCAAAGATGTTAAAGACTATGCGCTGATGGCAGGGGTGCCGGCAAAACAAATCGGTTGGGTTTGTGAATGCGGAACACCATTAAAAGAAGGACTATCCTGTGAAGTTTGTGGAAGGGCATATAACCTGGAGAATAATCAGTTAATCGAAAAGTAA
- a CDS encoding DegT/DnrJ/EryC1/StrS family aminotransferase: protein MEFRDLKTQYQKYKDEIDGAIQKVLVKADFVSGAEIQILEKRLAKYVGVKHCISCANGTEAMTLVLMAWRIEKDDAIFVPDFTFFSTGEVVSLRGATPIFVDVDPNTFNIDTIKLEKAIQRVIQEGELKPKAIIPVDLFGLPADHSEIGRIAEKYNLLVLEDAAQGFGGSINGQKAGSFGKAATTSFFPAKPLGCYGDGGAIFTNDDQLASLLNSYKVHGKGINKYDNVRIGLNSRLDTIQAAVLNVKLTAFINHELEDINKIYRLYNKKLDGAVGIPVMPAGYYSSFAQYTIKLKNKSERDALKTRLSEHKIPSMIYYSKPMHQQEAFNTREYDESDYPVVRELCDTVISLPMHPYLAEEEIDEVCNLILKR, encoded by the coding sequence ATGGAGTTCAGAGATTTAAAAACGCAGTATCAAAAATACAAAGATGAAATTGATGGAGCCATTCAAAAAGTTCTGGTAAAAGCTGACTTTGTCAGCGGAGCAGAAATTCAAATTTTAGAAAAAAGACTGGCCAAATACGTTGGCGTCAAACATTGCATTTCCTGTGCCAATGGCACTGAAGCCATGACACTGGTATTGATGGCCTGGAGAATTGAAAAAGATGATGCGATCTTTGTGCCGGATTTTACTTTCTTTTCAACTGGTGAAGTTGTGTCTTTAAGAGGTGCAACACCTATATTTGTTGACGTCGATCCAAATACTTTTAATATTGACACGATAAAATTAGAAAAAGCCATTCAAAGAGTAATCCAGGAAGGTGAACTCAAACCAAAAGCTATTATTCCGGTGGATCTATTTGGTCTGCCGGCAGATCACAGCGAGATTGGTCGGATTGCTGAAAAATATAATCTGCTTGTTTTGGAAGATGCAGCCCAGGGCTTTGGGGGCAGTATTAACGGTCAGAAGGCCGGCAGTTTCGGTAAGGCTGCCACGACATCATTTTTTCCGGCAAAACCACTCGGTTGCTATGGCGATGGCGGTGCGATTTTCACAAATGATGATCAATTAGCCAGTCTGCTCAATTCCTACAAGGTTCATGGTAAAGGAATAAATAAATATGATAATGTCAGGATCGGACTTAATTCCCGGTTGGACACCATCCAGGCAGCGGTGTTAAATGTCAAACTAACCGCATTTATTAACCATGAACTTGAGGATATCAACAAAATCTATCGTCTATATAACAAAAAATTGGATGGCGCTGTCGGAATCCCGGTGATGCCGGCGGGTTATTATTCGAGCTTTGCCCAGTACACCATTAAACTTAAGAACAAATCAGAACGAGACGCGCTAAAAACCAGATTAAGTGAGCATAAGATTCCGAGTATGATTTACTATTCAAAACCAATGCACCAACAGGAAGCTTTTAATACCCGGGAATATGATGAGTCGGACTATCCGGTCGTTAGAGAACTTTGCGATACAGTGATATCATTACCGATGCATCCCTATCTGGCTGAGGAAGAAATCGACGAAGTTTGCAATTTAATTTTGAAGCGTTAG
- a CDS encoding glycosyltransferase family 4 protein: MNVLHVNSYYAQGSFYKHLYDEQIRTGMAIDVYVPTPISVNRDLGNYTTVSINHKKYDRYLFYLKHTKIYRDIKKKYQLDDYTVVHAHSLFSNGYIAMRIKKDFGIPYIVAVRDTDANVFFKHMVWLRKLGISILKEASQIIFLSTTYRDAVIKKYVPEQFQEEIFAKCTVIPNGIDKFWLDNLGAPKIKQNNNELSLLFVGLINKRKNIPSTIKAIKRLKLQGYEVTFTVVGKVNDTSIFKQIEKEDFIQYISHCSKEKLIEIYRSNDIFVMPSITETFGLVYPEAMSQGLPVIYTKGQGFDGQFADGEVGFAVNCFDIEDITNKIIQIKNHYSDLSQNAVTNARKFCWTNICQEYRKIYEAVE; encoded by the coding sequence ATGAATGTTTTACATGTGAATTCCTATTATGCCCAAGGATCTTTTTATAAGCATTTATATGATGAACAGATACGAACTGGAATGGCCATCGATGTTTATGTTCCGACGCCAATTTCGGTCAATCGTGATCTGGGAAACTATACAACCGTCAGTATTAACCATAAAAAATATGATCGCTATTTATTCTATTTAAAACACACAAAAATTTATCGGGACATAAAAAAAAAATATCAACTTGATGATTATACGGTGGTTCATGCCCATTCGTTATTTTCCAACGGATACATAGCCATGCGAATAAAAAAGGACTTTGGCATTCCCTATATCGTTGCAGTGAGAGATACCGATGCAAATGTGTTTTTTAAACACATGGTCTGGCTGAGAAAACTCGGGATTAGTATTTTAAAAGAAGCTTCACAGATAATATTTCTGTCAACAACATATCGAGATGCCGTGATTAAAAAATATGTACCAGAACAGTTTCAAGAGGAGATCTTTGCTAAGTGTACAGTTATTCCCAATGGCATTGATAAATTCTGGCTGGATAATTTGGGTGCTCCCAAAATTAAGCAGAATAATAATGAACTTAGCCTTTTATTTGTTGGATTGATCAATAAAAGAAAAAATATTCCATCAACCATCAAAGCGATTAAACGATTAAAACTTCAGGGATATGAGGTGACATTTACGGTTGTTGGCAAAGTCAATGACACGTCAATTTTTAAGCAAATTGAAAAGGAAGATTTTATCCAATATATTTCCCATTGTTCTAAAGAAAAGTTGATTGAGATTTACCGAAGCAATGACATATTTGTGATGCCTTCAATTACAGAGACCTTTGGCCTAGTTTATCCCGAAGCAATGAGTCAGGGATTGCCAGTGATTTATACAAAAGGACAAGGTTTTGATGGTCAATTTGCCGATGGTGAAGTTGGGTTTGCTGTAAATTGTTTTGACATTGAAGATATTACCAATAAGATAATCCAAATAAAAAATCACTACAGTGATTTGTCGCAAAATGCAGTAACGAATGCCCGAAAATTCTGCTGGACTAATATTTGTCAGGAATACAGAAAAATATATGAAGCGGTCGAGTAA
- a CDS encoding glycosyltransferase family 4 protein yields MMQKKHICFVVPNYPTQNDPVYTFVRELVCSIAEQGYPCSVIAPQSITKKFLKKKSDRPLFWQDHIKDGVWVDVYQPRVISFSNIQLFGRNISTVIAQKAVIRCFAKIKPVPDILYAHFWHSGVMAGLLSKKYGIPFFVATGESKIWVESLYTRKTIKKALADINGVICVSTKNLNESIELKLAPQDKMVVIPNAIDPEKFYKIDKCEIRNKLGFNEEDFIVSFMGSFDQRKGVLRLSEAVKQVDQAKAIFIGSGELTPKGDEILFVGKLPHGQICEYLNCSDIFVLPTLAEGCSNAILEAMACGLPIISSNLEFNDDILTVHNSIRIDSMNVEAIAAAINRLKNDHSLRNKMAESALAHSQKYHIKNRTEKILSYIETAIDDEKEVQHDNQEID; encoded by the coding sequence ATGATGCAAAAAAAACATATTTGCTTTGTTGTACCAAACTATCCGACACAAAATGATCCGGTTTATACCTTTGTGAGAGAGCTGGTCTGCTCAATAGCTGAGCAGGGATATCCATGTTCGGTAATTGCACCGCAAAGTATCACAAAAAAGTTCCTGAAAAAAAAGTCAGACCGACCACTTTTCTGGCAAGATCATATAAAAGATGGCGTGTGGGTGGATGTTTACCAGCCCAGAGTCATATCATTTTCCAATATCCAGCTATTTGGAAGAAATATTTCAACAGTTATTGCACAAAAAGCAGTGATCAGATGTTTTGCTAAAATAAAACCAGTACCTGATATTCTATATGCTCACTTTTGGCATTCCGGTGTAATGGCTGGTTTGCTCAGTAAGAAGTATGGCATTCCCTTTTTTGTAGCAACAGGTGAAAGTAAGATTTGGGTGGAAAGTCTCTATACCCGCAAGACGATTAAAAAAGCCCTCGCTGATATAAACGGTGTAATCTGTGTATCAACTAAAAATTTGAACGAAAGTATTGAACTGAAACTTGCGCCGCAAGATAAGATGGTTGTGATTCCAAACGCTATTGATCCAGAAAAGTTTTACAAAATTGATAAATGTGAAATCAGAAACAAACTGGGATTCAATGAGGAGGACTTTATTGTTTCATTCATGGGTTCATTTGATCAACGCAAGGGTGTCTTACGTTTGTCGGAAGCAGTGAAGCAAGTGGATCAGGCGAAAGCAATTTTTATTGGATCAGGTGAACTGACTCCCAAAGGTGATGAAATTCTTTTTGTTGGTAAGCTTCCCCATGGACAGATCTGTGAATATTTAAATTGTTCAGATATTTTTGTGCTACCAACACTTGCTGAAGGTTGTAGCAATGCTATTTTGGAAGCAATGGCCTGTGGTTTGCCAATTATCTCTTCAAATCTGGAATTTAATGATGATATTTTAACCGTACATAATTCCATCCGAATTGATAGTATGAATGTGGAAGCCATCGCAGCAGCGATTAATCGTCTTAAGAATGACCACAGCTTACGTAATAAAATGGCAGAAAGTGCTTTAGCGCATTCACAAAAATATCATATCAAAAATAGAACTGAGAAAATTCTGTCGTATATAGAAACTGCAATTGATGACGAAAAAGAGGTTCAACATGATAATCAAGAAATCGACTAA
- a CDS encoding glycosyltransferase produces the protein MKNEIIVSVSCITFNHENYIAEAIESFIMQKTSFKYEILIHDDASTDKTAEIIHKYEKEYPELIKAIYQKENLYSKDVDVDDLNTERAKGKYIALCEGDDYWLDPYKLQKQVDYMEAHSDCTLCVHAAYIVNVMGKKIKPIRANLGNKIFSVEEIIEGGGGLFATNTMMYPRYLDLNKPDFYKKAPVTDYPLAIYLALKGKVYYIDEYMAAYRKGVSGSWTNTEQSSLEKIIKHVNNTEIMLDHLNQHTGYQFNKAIENKKNINLFKILIAQERFKELREGKFKSVYKNITTKEKTKILIKQYFPRSVKIYKRIRRKYKL, from the coding sequence ATGAAAAATGAAATAATAGTCAGTGTGAGCTGTATCACTTTTAATCATGAGAATTATATTGCTGAGGCTATAGAGAGCTTTATCATGCAAAAAACCAGTTTTAAGTATGAAATACTGATACATGATGATGCGTCTACGGACAAAACAGCGGAAATAATACATAAGTATGAAAAAGAATATCCGGAATTAATAAAAGCAATTTATCAAAAAGAAAATCTCTATTCAAAAGATGTTGATGTGGATGATCTGAATACTGAAAGGGCTAAAGGGAAGTATATAGCACTGTGCGAAGGTGATGATTATTGGCTAGATCCTTATAAACTTCAGAAACAAGTTGATTATATGGAGGCGCATTCTGATTGTACATTGTGTGTTCATGCGGCATATATTGTCAACGTCATGGGTAAAAAAATTAAGCCGATTCGAGCGAATCTGGGGAATAAAATATTTTCTGTTGAAGAAATAATTGAAGGTGGCGGTGGATTGTTTGCGACAAATACGATGATGTATCCGCGTTACTTAGATTTGAATAAACCAGATTTTTATAAAAAAGCACCGGTGACGGATTATCCTCTTGCTATATATCTTGCGCTTAAAGGAAAAGTATATTACATTGATGAATACATGGCAGCTTATCGTAAAGGTGTTAGTGGTTCATGGACAAATACGGAACAATCTAGTCTTGAGAAAATAATAAAACATGTCAATAATACAGAAATAATGTTGGATCATCTCAATCAGCATACGGGGTATCAATTCAATAAAGCAATAGAAAACAAAAAGAATATAAATTTATTTAAAATACTAATTGCGCAAGAACGGTTTAAAGAATTAAGGGAAGGCAAATTCAAGTCAGTTTACAAAAACATAACGACAAAAGAAAAAACAAAGATATTGATTAAACAGTACTTTCCGCGTAGCGTGAAAATATACAAAAGAATAAGACGAAAGTATAAATTGTAG
- the aat gene encoding leucyl/phenylalanyl-tRNA--protein transferase, whose translation MKIDDIVLNGILKAFYIRNIKYRGKAYELTDDLYFPPHTDSNKSIRMGSTGELLAIGGDWKADRIIHAYKSGVYPVSFKDQPILWWTSEVHCVMKPNEIHIAKNMRTLIRQDKFKLTVDKAFQAVVSACSETRKGYTWLTHEQVEAFHNLYALGFAHSVEVWQDEKLVGGLFGISFGSYFHGESMFARVNHASKLAYIALSLRLAEMDNFIMDCGIWPTEHMKSLGATVISRDEFLKILDISKDVPDVINNWEDLFNNWDLKQAVEQHQNGLTSKKEGVLT comes from the coding sequence TTGAAAATCGATGACATTGTTCTGAATGGGATTTTAAAAGCATTTTACATACGTAATATTAAATATCGAGGAAAAGCATACGAATTAACTGATGATCTATATTTTCCACCGCACACTGATTCAAATAAAAGCATAAGAATGGGTTCAACAGGCGAGTTATTAGCGATCGGAGGAGATTGGAAAGCTGATCGAATTATACATGCATATAAAAGTGGAGTATATCCAGTCTCGTTCAAAGATCAACCCATTCTCTGGTGGACTTCGGAGGTTCATTGTGTTATGAAACCCAATGAGATTCATATAGCAAAGAATATGCGGACACTAATCCGCCAGGATAAATTTAAACTGACAGTAGATAAAGCCTTTCAAGCTGTAGTTAGTGCTTGTTCAGAAACGCGAAAAGGATATACATGGCTAACGCATGAACAAGTGGAAGCATTTCATAACCTGTATGCGTTGGGATTTGCTCATTCTGTTGAAGTATGGCAAGACGAAAAACTGGTAGGTGGATTGTTTGGAATTTCATTTGGTTCATATTTTCATGGTGAGTCAATGTTTGCCAGAGTGAACCATGCCTCAAAACTGGCTTATATTGCACTATCTCTTCGTTTGGCAGAAATGGACAATTTCATAATGGATTGTGGTATTTGGCCGACGGAACATATGAAAAGTCTGGGTGCCACTGTCATTTCACGTGATGAGTTTCTTAAGATTCTTGATATAAGCAAGGATGTTCCTGATGTAATCAATAACTGGGAAGATTTGTTTAACAACTGGGATTTGAAGCAAGCTGTCGAACAACATCAAAATGGTTTGACTTCTAAGAAGGAAGGAGTTTTGACATGA